The Polyangium mundeleinium genome contains the following window.
CGAACATTCCGATTCACAGGACATTCGAGGGCGAGCATCTTAGGAAGAACCAAGGGTGGACCCGTGCGGCGCACGGGACTCCGCTCGGATCCGTTCTGCTTGACGTGAGGGATGCAATGAACATCGAAAAGCTTTTCAATGTCCTGGTCCTGGGAGGCGCGGCGCTCGGTCTCACGGCTTGCAACCAAGCGAGCGACGGGGGGAACGGCGGCGACGGGGGCGCGGCGGGCACGAGCAGCGTGAACGGCGGGAACGGCGGGAATGGAGCGGGCGGAAGCGGCGGGGAGGGCGCGACGACGGGGAGCGGCGGCGCGGGCGGCGAGGGCGCGACATCGGGGAGCGGCGGCGCAGGCGGCGAGGGCGCGACGTCGGGGAGCGGCGGCGCGGGCGGCGCGAGCAACCTCGAATGCTCGCTGCCCCCAGGCGACCCGAGCGATCCTTGTGGCTGCCCGTGCTGCTGGGCTGAAAATTGCCTCAATACGGAGCCGTGCTGCGCCGGATTCTGCGAGGCGGGCAATGCCGGGGAGGGCTGCTGCGGTGGCTGACGTCGGCGCCACGGCCGCGCGTGAAGCGGCGGCGCAGATCTGGCGGCACCGCGCGCGGGCCGAGCTCGAAGCGGCCGCGCGGTTCACGCGGCTCGCGGGCGAGCTCGCGGCGTGCGACGCCGTGGCGCCCGTGGTCACGATGGCCCGCGAGGCGGCCGAGGACGAGCGGCGCCACGCGGAGCGATGTGGGGCGCTCGTGCGCGAGCTCGGGGGGCGGCCCTTCGAGCTCGAGGCCGTGCCCGCTCCACGCGGGGTCACGCCCGGCGGGCTCGGGCCGCGTGAGCGGCTGCTTTATGAGGTCGTCGCGATGTCGTGCGTCACGGAGACGCTGAGCGCGGCGTTGCTCGGCGAGCTCGTCGCGCGCGCGACCGAACCGCTCGTGCGTGAAACCATGCAATCGATCCTGCGCGACGAGGTCGACCACGCGCGGCTCGGGTGGGCGCACCTCGCGGCCGAGCACGAGCGCGGCGCCGTGGATGTCGTGGGCCCCTCGCTCCCGGCGATGCTCGCGGGCACGATCTCCGAGGAGCTCTTCGCGTCCTGGGCAGAGCACCCGGCACAAGAGGCGCTCTCCGGCCTCGGCGCGCTGGATCGCGCCGAACGGAGGCGGATCTTTGGCGAGACCATGTCCCTCGTGGTGTTCCCGGGGCTGCGACGCTTCGGGGTCGACACGGGGCGAGGGGAAAGGTGGCTCTCGGAGAGGCTGCCGTAGCCTTCCGCTCCCTGCGGCTCGGACACGCCGATGGCGCGGAGCTGGGGCTTTGCCCCAGGCCCCAGCAGGGGCTGTCCGCCCCTGCACCCGGACCAGCCAGGGGCTGGACCCAGGATCGATGAACTGCGCTCCGCGCAGTTCATCGAACAGGCCCGGTCAAGACCAGCAGCGACGTTGCCCACGAAAACTGCCGCGCTGCGGGTTCTGCTGGCAACCTGGGTTCTTCGTCGGTCCGTTTGAAAAACTGCGCGGAGCGCAGTTTTTCAACCCTCGGTCCAGGCTGTGCCTGGTCCGGGGTCGAGGGGGCGGACAGCCCCTCGCGGGGTCCGGGGGAGCGCCCCGGCGCGGCGCTTCCCAGGTACGCTCCCCCCATGGTGAAGCCCGAGCTCTCCGGTTTGCCCACGGCGCCCGAAGCGCCGGAGGTCATTTCCGTGGCCTCCGGCGAGGTGCTCCGCGTGGGCCAGGTCGTGGCCGGGCGGTACGAGGTCCTCGCGCGCCTCGGCGCGGGCGGCATGGGCGCGGTGTGGCGCGTGCATGATCGAGCGCTCGACGAGGATGTCGCCCTCAAGGTCATCTTGCCCGACCGCGTCGGTGATCCCGCGGCGCTCGCGCGGCTGCGCGACGAGGTCAAGATCGCCCGGAAGATCACGCATCCGAACGTGTGCCGTGTCTTCGATCTCGGCGAGTCCGAGGCGCTGACGTTCCTCACGATGGAGCTCGCCCCGGGCACCACGCTCCGGCATCTGCTCGTGGCCGGGCCCCTCGCGTCCGCGCGCGCGCTCGACCTGTTTCAGCAGATCGTCGACGGCGTCGCCGCCGCCCACGAGCGGGGCGTCGTGCATCGGGATCTCAAGCCCGAGAACGTCCTCGTTCGGCGCGATGGTCGTTGCCTCGTCGCCGACTTCGGCCTCGCGCGTGAGCCGGGAAGTGGCGCTGCGACGACGGCGGCGGGCGCGGCCGGCACGCCCGCGTACATGTCGCCCGAGCAGCTCAAAGGCGAGACGATCGACATCCGGAGCGACGTGTTTGCCCTGGGCATCGTGGGATACGAGCTCCTTTCGGGGCGATCGCCGTTCGGCGACGGCGCGCCCGGGACGATTTCGACCGCGATTCTGCGCAGCGACCCGCCCGAGCTCGACGTGCCTGGTCTGGCGGAGCCCGTGCTCCAGGGCCTTCGGGAGGTCTTTGGGCGTGCGCTCGCCAAGGATCCGGACGGTCGATTCGCCTCCGCGGGCGAGCTCGCGGCCGCGCTCGCGCGGGCGCGGGACACGACGCCGGCCCGGAGCACGCTCCGAGGGGTGTCCGAGCCCGAGCCCGCGGCCTCCCCCGCGCCGCGAACGTTTCCATGGCGGCGGCTCGCCCTGGCGCCGCTGTTCCTGTTCGTCGGCCTTTTCCTCCTGGCGCAGCTCCCGCGCGGAGACCTTCGCCATTGGAATCCTCTTCCCGACGCTTGGAGCCCTTTTCCCGGCGACGAAGACGAAGAAGAGCCCGCGCCGCACCTTGCGCCGAGCGCGGACGTGGATGAGCGCGCGACCCTCGTCGTGCTTCCCTTCGAAAACCTCACGGGAGAGACGGCGTGGAATGGTTTGTCCCTCAGCGCGCCCGAGGTCGTGCGGGCAGGGCTCCGCACGATGCCGGAGGTGCGGCTCTCGGAGGTCGCGCTGGCGAATCGGGACGCGGCGCGGGCGGCGGGGGTCGCGTTTTGGGTGCGCGGGAGTGTGCAGCGCGTGGGGGAGACGCTCCGGCTCTCCGCGCAGCTCGATCCGGTGGGCGACGAACAAGAAGCCTTGCCGGGCGAGCCCGTCGAGATCGCTGCGGTGGACAAGGACGTCGCGCCATCGCTTTCGGCCCTGCGGAGCCGCGTGCTCGACGAGGCGCGGCTCGTCGTGCGCCATTGGGGCAAGCGCCGCCGGGCCATGCTCGGCACGACGAACGAGGCGGCGAAGAGGAGCCTGCTCGATTATTACAAAATGGTGGGGCCCGGGCCGCGGAAGGAGCACTTTTCCGAGGGGCTCCGCCTGCTCGACGCCGCGATCGGCGCGGATCCGGGGTATGTCCCCGCCCTCGTCGAGCGGGCGCTCGTCCGCTCGATGGGCGCAGGGGAGGGGACGCCGGCGTCCCGGCTGGCCGACGCGAATGCGGGGATCGAGCTCGCGCTCGTGAACAAGCCGCAGGATCCGATGGCGCTCGTGACGCGCTGTCGCCTGATGCAGGTGGCGATCGAAGTGGGAGACGACAAACCCACGGATGCCGCGATCGAGCGCGCGGAGGCCGCCTGTGAAGCGGCGCTCGGCGTGGGCCCGGCGCTCGCGGACGTGTATCTGTCGCTCGCGCGGCTCCAGGATCGCGCGTGCAACGACGAGGCGGCCGCGCTCTCGCTGGAGCGGGTCCTCGAGCACGATCGGAGCCTCTCGGGGCGGGTGCTCAAGGATTCCGTCAGCCTGGCGCTGGCGAATGATCGCATGCTCGTCGCCGAGAAGAAGTCCGAGGCGCTGATCACGTTCCACGAGGAGGAGCGGCGGCTCGGCGCCCGGTCGCTCGCGCGGCGGGCGGGCATTCCGCCGGAGCAGATGGGCGTGTATTTTCGGCGAGGCGTGGTGCTGCTCCGGATCGGGCGGCTCGACGAGGCCGCGCGGGCGTTCGAGCAGGAGATCACGGACGTCGA
Protein-coding sequences here:
- a CDS encoding ferritin-like domain-containing protein; protein product: MADVGATAAREAAAQIWRHRARAELEAAARFTRLAGELAACDAVAPVVTMAREAAEDERRHAERCGALVRELGGRPFELEAVPAPRGVTPGGLGPRERLLYEVVAMSCVTETLSAALLGELVARATEPLVRETMQSILRDEVDHARLGWAHLAAEHERGAVDVVGPSLPAMLAGTISEELFASWAEHPAQEALSGLGALDRAERRRIFGETMSLVVFPGLRRFGVDTGRGERWLSERLP
- a CDS encoding protein kinase domain-containing protein, whose protein sequence is MVKPELSGLPTAPEAPEVISVASGEVLRVGQVVAGRYEVLARLGAGGMGAVWRVHDRALDEDVALKVILPDRVGDPAALARLRDEVKIARKITHPNVCRVFDLGESEALTFLTMELAPGTTLRHLLVAGPLASARALDLFQQIVDGVAAAHERGVVHRDLKPENVLVRRDGRCLVADFGLAREPGSGAATTAAGAAGTPAYMSPEQLKGETIDIRSDVFALGIVGYELLSGRSPFGDGAPGTISTAILRSDPPELDVPGLAEPVLQGLREVFGRALAKDPDGRFASAGELAAALARARDTTPARSTLRGVSEPEPAASPAPRTFPWRRLALAPLFLFVGLFLLAQLPRGDLRHWNPLPDAWSPFPGDEDEEEPAPHLAPSADVDERATLVVLPFENLTGETAWNGLSLSAPEVVRAGLRTMPEVRLSEVALANRDAARAAGVAFWVRGSVQRVGETLRLSAQLDPVGDEQEALPGEPVEIAAVDKDVAPSLSALRSRVLDEARLVVRHWGKRRRAMLGTTNEAAKRSLLDYYKMVGPGPRKEHFSEGLRLLDAAIGADPGYVPALVERALVRSMGAGEGTPASRLADANAGIELALVNKPQDPMALVTRCRLMQVAIEVGDDKPTDAAIERAEAACEAALGVGPALADVYLSLARLQDRACNDEAAALSLERVLEHDRSLSGRVLKDSVSLALANDRMLVAEKKSEALITFHEEERRLGARSLARRAGIPPEQMGVYFRRGVVLLRIGRLDEAARAFEQEITDVEALAGSAWAEAAAIRGLFRVEKARRKAVLPEHRRRLAEIEAEMRAKVASDPSVAKTMVGAYLWVDPEAAVEWLGRLSARGSCEDAIWRGLVYRAAKKTKLAREALAACSATEQWEKRCVGRIESLLAR